In a genomic window of Halobiforma lacisalsi AJ5:
- a CDS encoding OBG GTPase family GTP-binding protein, protein MGLEEEIEEIEEEIANTPYNKSTEAHIGRLKSKLAEKKEKLEKQQSGSGGGGGYSVEKHGDATVALVGFPSVGKSSLLNSLTNAESETGSYEFTTLDVNPGMLNHRGANIQMLDVPGLIEGAASGKGDGQQVLAVVRNADLIVFVLSVFEIEQYDRLREELYDINIRVDQEPPRVTVRPKIKDGIKITSSTDQDLDEKTIKDVLREHGYVNADLNLQENVNIDRLVDGLMDNREYIPSITCVNKVDLIEPDYKETVDEELRERDLDPEEVTFISAEKEKGLDALKDRIWENLGLIRVYMDKPGRGIDWEEPLVVERGTTVGEAIEKLGGEMEERFRFARVSGPSATHDQQQVGEDHVLEDEDVLKLILRR, encoded by the coding sequence ATGGGGCTCGAGGAGGAGATCGAGGAGATCGAGGAAGAAATCGCCAATACGCCCTACAACAAGTCGACGGAGGCCCACATCGGCCGGCTCAAGTCGAAACTCGCGGAGAAAAAGGAGAAGTTGGAGAAGCAACAGTCGGGGTCGGGCGGCGGCGGCGGGTACTCCGTCGAGAAACACGGCGACGCGACGGTCGCGCTCGTCGGGTTCCCGAGCGTCGGCAAGTCGTCGCTGCTGAACTCGTTGACCAACGCCGAAAGCGAGACCGGCTCCTACGAGTTCACGACGCTGGACGTCAACCCCGGGATGCTCAACCACCGCGGGGCGAACATCCAGATGCTCGACGTCCCCGGCCTGATCGAGGGCGCGGCCTCGGGCAAGGGCGACGGCCAGCAGGTGCTGGCGGTCGTCCGCAACGCCGACCTGATCGTCTTCGTCCTCTCGGTCTTCGAGATCGAACAGTACGACCGGCTCCGGGAGGAACTGTACGACATCAACATCCGCGTCGATCAGGAGCCCCCGCGGGTCACCGTCCGGCCGAAGATCAAAGACGGCATCAAGATCACCTCGAGCACCGACCAGGACCTAGACGAGAAGACGATCAAGGACGTCCTCCGCGAACACGGCTACGTCAACGCCGATCTCAACCTCCAGGAGAACGTCAACATCGACCGACTGGTCGACGGGCTGATGGACAACCGGGAGTACATCCCCTCGATCACCTGCGTCAACAAGGTCGATCTCATCGAGCCCGACTACAAGGAGACGGTAGACGAGGAACTCCGCGAGCGCGACCTCGATCCCGAGGAGGTGACGTTCATCAGCGCCGAGAAGGAGAAGGGCCTCGACGCGCTAAAAGACCGCATCTGGGAGAACCTGGGCCTCATCCGGGTCTACATGGACAAACCCGGCCGGGGTATTGACTGGGAGGAACCCCTCGTGGTCGAGAGGGGAACGACCGTCGGCGAAGCGATCGAGAAACTCGGCGGCGAAATGGAAGAGCGATTCCGCTTCGCCCGCGTCTCCGGCCCCAGCGCGACCCACGACCAACAGCAGGTCGGGGAAGACCACGTCCTCGAGGACGAAGACGTCCTCAAGCTGATTCTGCGTCGATAG
- a CDS encoding Na+/H+ antiporter NhaC family protein, producing MAEFGVLSLVPPLLAIVLAIVTRRPILSLFLGIWSGGVIATGSIGIGQTFAWITESIGDVFHANILVFTLLLGSGVALIWRLGGATAVRNWATDRLETQRNTGLATWVLGILLFFDDYANTAIVGSTMREISDQMRMSREKLSYIVDSTAAPVATIGLSSWVAFQLSMIDDGYTGLVESDDYNVAEADVPGVFETFVSSIPFNTYSLLAIVMVGLIVLTRRDYGEMLDAEHRSWRTGKVNRDEAQPLQEVEKDLGAPIEDRPMLRTFFAPIVVLIAVTLAGAFWTGYESWTADQAEADAPTSIGAAMSEDGTVQVLVDVVGAGDFAAALVWGSFAMVATLILIGLAYDLFDLGDGVDTVLEGFNLMLTAVTILVLAWAISAVADELGTGTYVAGVAEGVVSPAVLPIVVLLVSAFVAFTMGSSWATMGIVTPIAIRVAYDLTGTFELMPVMVGAVFSGAIFGDHTSPISDTSVLSSTFTGADLIDHIRTQLYYAGTVMLVVIVCYALYGFVGVPPAVFLPVGVVLLVGLVYAFSEFDASRKGVDPKPSSVEVDLGRVEAEAEAEADGSGVGPRSGSARADDASDRGPERDGGSEQ from the coding sequence ATGGCCGAATTCGGAGTACTATCGCTCGTGCCGCCGCTGCTCGCGATCGTCCTCGCGATCGTTACACGTCGGCCGATCCTCTCGCTGTTCCTCGGGATCTGGTCCGGTGGGGTGATCGCGACTGGAAGTATCGGCATCGGTCAGACGTTCGCGTGGATCACCGAGTCCATCGGGGACGTCTTCCACGCAAACATCCTCGTGTTTACCCTGCTACTGGGGTCGGGCGTCGCGCTGATCTGGCGGCTCGGCGGCGCGACCGCCGTCCGCAACTGGGCGACCGACCGCCTCGAGACCCAGCGAAATACCGGCCTCGCGACGTGGGTGCTCGGAATCCTCCTGTTCTTCGACGACTACGCCAACACGGCCATCGTCGGCTCCACGATGCGGGAGATCTCCGACCAGATGCGGATGTCACGGGAGAAGCTCTCCTACATCGTCGACTCGACGGCCGCGCCAGTCGCGACGATCGGGCTCTCGAGTTGGGTTGCGTTTCAGCTCTCGATGATCGATGACGGATACACCGGGCTCGTAGAGAGCGACGACTACAACGTCGCGGAGGCGGACGTACCGGGGGTGTTCGAGACGTTCGTCAGTTCGATCCCGTTCAACACCTACTCGCTGCTCGCGATCGTCATGGTGGGACTCATCGTGCTTACGCGACGCGATTACGGCGAGATGCTCGACGCCGAGCACCGATCCTGGCGAACGGGAAAAGTCAACCGCGACGAGGCCCAGCCGCTCCAGGAGGTCGAGAAGGACCTCGGGGCGCCGATCGAAGACCGGCCGATGCTCCGGACGTTCTTCGCGCCGATCGTCGTGCTGATCGCGGTGACGCTGGCCGGCGCGTTCTGGACGGGCTACGAGTCGTGGACCGCCGACCAGGCCGAGGCTGACGCGCCGACGTCGATCGGCGCGGCTATGAGCGAGGACGGGACCGTACAGGTACTGGTCGACGTCGTGGGCGCTGGCGACTTCGCGGCCGCGCTCGTCTGGGGCTCGTTCGCGATGGTCGCGACCCTGATTCTCATCGGGCTGGCCTACGACCTCTTCGATCTCGGTGACGGCGTCGACACCGTGCTCGAGGGGTTCAACCTCATGCTGACCGCGGTGACGATCCTCGTGCTCGCGTGGGCGATCAGCGCTGTCGCGGACGAACTCGGGACAGGGACGTACGTCGCCGGGGTCGCGGAGGGGGTCGTCTCGCCGGCAGTGCTCCCGATCGTCGTCCTGCTCGTGTCCGCGTTCGTCGCGTTCACCATGGGTTCGTCGTGGGCGACGATGGGGATCGTTACGCCGATCGCGATCCGCGTCGCCTACGACCTCACCGGTACGTTCGAACTCATGCCGGTGATGGTCGGGGCGGTGTTCTCCGGCGCGATCTTCGGCGACCATACCTCCCCCATCTCGGACACCTCGGTGCTGTCCTCGACGTTCACCGGGGCCGACCTCATCGATCACATCCGCACGCAGTTGTACTACGCGGGCACGGTCATGCTCGTCGTGATCGTCTGCTACGCGCTCTACGGTTTCGTCGGGGTGCCGCCCGCGGTCTTCCTCCCGGTGGGGGTCGTTCTGCTGGTCGGGCTGGTCTACGCCTTCTCGGAGTTCGACGCCAGCCGGAAGGGCGTCGATCCGAAGCCCTCGTCGGTCGAAGTCGACCTCGGGAGGGTCGAAGCCGAAGCCGAAGCCGAGGCGGACGGCTCCGGAGTCGGGCCCCGATCCGGTTCCGCTCGAGCGGACGACGCCTCCGACCGCGGTCCCGAACGCGACGGCGGTAGCGAGCAGTAA
- a CDS encoding VOC family protein, whose product MDGTLDHVMLRVSDLEESLDWYRTHLEYEEKDRYEGDGFTIVYLGPEDMHEEGAMLELTHNEGEDVELGDAWGHVAVRVPEGELEAYYEQLMDEGVEDYRDPESCGGRYAFVKDPDGHEIEIVQRDPDEGALWSLDHTMIRVEDADEALGFWTRKFEYDEVGRWEADTFANYFVEPRDAADEAMSVELTYNYDGRTYDMGDAWGHLCVRVDDLAEDWETLVEREAPDYRDPESNDNMYAFTKDQDGHEIELLERDLEAESLFPF is encoded by the coding sequence ATGGACGGAACGCTCGACCACGTTATGCTGCGCGTCTCGGACCTCGAGGAGTCGCTCGACTGGTACCGGACCCACCTCGAGTACGAGGAAAAGGACCGCTACGAGGGCGACGGCTTCACCATCGTCTACCTCGGGCCGGAGGACATGCACGAGGAGGGCGCGATGCTCGAGTTGACCCACAACGAGGGCGAGGACGTCGAACTCGGCGACGCCTGGGGGCACGTTGCGGTCCGCGTCCCCGAGGGCGAACTCGAAGCGTACTACGAGCAGCTGATGGACGAGGGCGTCGAGGACTACCGGGACCCCGAGTCCTGTGGCGGGCGCTACGCGTTCGTGAAAGACCCCGACGGCCACGAGATCGAGATCGTCCAGCGCGACCCCGACGAGGGCGCGCTGTGGTCGCTCGATCACACCATGATCCGCGTCGAGGACGCCGACGAGGCGCTGGGCTTCTGGACCCGCAAGTTCGAGTACGACGAGGTCGGCCGCTGGGAGGCCGACACCTTCGCGAACTACTTCGTCGAGCCCCGCGACGCCGCCGACGAGGCGATGTCGGTCGAGCTCACCTACAACTACGACGGCCGCACCTACGACATGGGCGACGCCTGGGGGCATCTCTGTGTCCGCGTCGACGACCTCGCCGAGGACTGGGAGACGCTCGTCGAACGCGAAGCGCCGGACTACCGCGACCCCGAGAGCAACGATAACATGTACGCGTTCACGAAGGACCAGGACGGCCACGAGATCGAACTGCTCGAGCGCGACCTCGAGGCCGAGTCGCTGTTCCCGTTCTGA
- a CDS encoding YegP family protein, with translation MSLPRAVRRRLRWIGVDGNRPKPWPLRYARPQGRPRRSRFTNSSSPAFGVVPAGTIGGVQWGERGLEMSPGAAVAVGLLLFAGVAVVVAALTGGRPTSGGGDSDSRETNRNDVEPAADADTETLRSADHPPIPDEGARVALFREDGDWIWRVFHLEALGESSSGAATQSAATARIERVQEAADGARVRELTEGEEAFRVYTDADGRWQWDLIRTDGHRVGTNATEYDERGAATEAVAGLQDHGPDSDCIAVERAAFAIDEHHDGWYWRLVDDEREPLAESADGYGSPDEAERAAERVAEEMAAARFPELEAETDEPEAGMDGSRAAVGIELYEPSDEGTDKGEADSEGDTGGNWSWRVVDDVDEVVADGTTAFDGRKAAEDEAMAVLESLEEAAVTVAGRPAYERYRTDASDRYRWRWRLVDETDRVVARSTGADSETGTRRAVDRFAEAAPDAPIRAVDGAVYEVHPATGDGETDADRAAAEEGSRRPSEHRDSAPEADGEAVADGAGLEVDDADSGASTTDGRRWRWRLVVEGRDVVAASPRAYDDPETATETIDRIRAQAADAEVTEFESAAFRVYESAAGEWRWRLLDERGALLADSTAEHDTRNEAAEAMVTLKEQAPDADVIEIETAAFELFASDGEWCWRLIDSAGRCVAEAPSTYPDRAGAREALDRVRDHLEADARTMDGPVFEPYVDGDWYWRFVLPTGEPLAVAASGRSTRDDLLEGLSDLRETAATAQRYSTGATTVQLSCSDGWRWRVLDRDRDTVVESAGVYADREAARRAVDVLERTGTDAPVFTAAEPVISLERIDGTDSSADTAGESEGEDRRCWRWRLLDADRNEVAVGTESLARATVPDAIEEIRRLAPQAERIDVSGTSFDLVADDGRWRWRFLDEGNTPIATGTVRYESKGAARAAIDEVRDSLESANVFELEGGTFELYEGGGEWGWRLVDGCGETLLESTETYETRAAAHEALAAVRTHTPHGEVTVVD, from the coding sequence ATGTCACTCCCGCGGGCCGTCCGCCGACGCCTGCGCTGGATCGGGGTTGACGGGAACCGGCCGAAACCGTGGCCGCTCCGCTATGCTCGACCGCAGGGCCGACCCCGCCGCTCGCGATTCACGAACTCGAGTTCCCCCGCGTTCGGGGTCGTGCCGGCCGGCACGATCGGGGGGGTTCAGTGGGGCGAGCGCGGCCTCGAGATGAGTCCAGGGGCCGCTGTCGCGGTCGGCCTCCTGTTGTTCGCGGGCGTGGCCGTCGTAGTCGCGGCGCTCACCGGGGGAAGACCCACGAGTGGAGGCGGGGACTCCGACAGCCGAGAGACAAACAGGAACGATGTCGAACCCGCGGCCGATGCCGACACTGAAACCCTCCGGTCGGCCGATCACCCGCCCATTCCCGACGAGGGCGCACGGGTCGCGCTCTTCCGCGAGGACGGTGACTGGATCTGGCGGGTGTTCCACCTCGAGGCGCTCGGCGAGAGTTCGTCGGGAGCAGCGACCCAGTCGGCGGCTACTGCACGGATCGAGCGGGTGCAGGAAGCCGCCGACGGCGCTCGAGTGCGGGAACTGACCGAGGGCGAGGAGGCCTTCCGCGTATATACGGACGCCGACGGCCGCTGGCAGTGGGACCTGATCCGGACCGACGGGCACCGAGTCGGGACGAACGCCACCGAGTACGACGAGCGGGGTGCTGCGACGGAGGCAGTGGCCGGTCTACAGGATCACGGGCCCGATTCCGATTGCATCGCGGTCGAACGGGCAGCGTTCGCGATCGACGAGCATCACGACGGGTGGTACTGGCGGCTAGTCGACGACGAACGTGAGCCGCTGGCCGAAAGCGCCGACGGCTACGGGAGTCCGGACGAAGCCGAGCGCGCTGCCGAGAGGGTTGCCGAGGAGATGGCGGCGGCGCGGTTCCCGGAACTCGAGGCCGAGACGGACGAACCCGAGGCAGGGATGGACGGTTCGAGAGCAGCGGTCGGTATCGAACTGTACGAGCCAAGCGACGAGGGGACGGACAAAGGCGAGGCCGACAGCGAAGGCGATACGGGCGGCAACTGGTCCTGGCGCGTCGTCGACGACGTCGACGAAGTGGTCGCCGACGGAACGACCGCGTTCGACGGGCGAAAAGCCGCCGAGGACGAGGCGATGGCGGTCCTCGAATCCCTCGAGGAAGCGGCGGTGACCGTTGCCGGACGGCCGGCATACGAACGATACCGGACGGACGCGAGCGACCGCTACCGCTGGCGGTGGCGACTCGTCGACGAAACCGACCGGGTCGTCGCTCGCTCGACGGGAGCCGACTCCGAAACGGGAACGCGACGGGCGGTCGACCGGTTCGCGGAGGCGGCCCCGGACGCACCGATCCGAGCGGTCGACGGTGCGGTCTACGAGGTCCATCCCGCGACCGGCGACGGCGAGACCGACGCCGATCGTGCGGCCGCGGAGGAAGGCTCGAGGAGGCCGTCGGAACACCGCGACTCCGCCCCCGAAGCGGACGGGGAAGCCGTCGCGGATGGTGCCGGACTCGAGGTGGACGACGCGGACTCGGGGGCATCGACGACGGACGGCAGACGGTGGCGCTGGCGTCTCGTGGTCGAGGGTCGGGACGTCGTCGCCGCGAGTCCGCGGGCCTACGACGATCCGGAGACGGCGACGGAGACCATCGACCGAATCCGGGCACAGGCCGCCGACGCCGAGGTCACCGAGTTCGAAAGCGCCGCGTTCCGGGTCTACGAGAGCGCAGCCGGTGAGTGGCGCTGGCGGTTGCTCGACGAGCGGGGGGCGCTCCTGGCCGACAGCACTGCGGAACACGACACCCGGAACGAGGCAGCCGAGGCGATGGTGACGCTCAAGGAGCAAGCGCCCGACGCCGACGTGATCGAGATTGAAACGGCCGCGTTCGAACTGTTCGCCTCGGACGGGGAGTGGTGCTGGCGGCTGATCGACAGCGCCGGACGCTGCGTCGCCGAGGCCCCCTCTACCTATCCCGACCGTGCGGGCGCCCGCGAAGCGCTGGATCGTGTGCGGGACCATCTAGAGGCCGACGCTCGAACGATGGACGGCCCGGTCTTCGAACCGTACGTGGACGGCGACTGGTACTGGCGGTTCGTCCTGCCGACGGGCGAACCGCTCGCGGTTGCCGCCTCGGGGCGTTCGACCCGGGACGACCTCCTCGAGGGCCTCTCGGACCTGCGGGAGACGGCGGCCACCGCCCAGCGCTACTCGACCGGAGCGACGACGGTCCAGCTCTCCTGCAGCGACGGGTGGCGCTGGCGGGTTCTGGATCGCGACCGCGACACCGTCGTCGAATCCGCCGGCGTCTACGCCGACCGCGAGGCGGCGCGGCGGGCCGTCGACGTCCTCGAGCGCACTGGGACGGACGCGCCCGTGTTCACGGCCGCGGAGCCCGTGATCTCCCTCGAGCGGATCGACGGGACCGACAGTAGCGCCGATACTGCTGGCGAAAGCGAGGGAGAAGACCGCCGATGCTGGCGGTGGCGACTCCTCGACGCCGACCGGAACGAGGTCGCGGTCGGAACGGAGTCGCTCGCTCGAGCCACCGTCCCGGATGCGATCGAGGAAATTCGCAGGCTCGCCCCGCAGGCCGAACGGATCGACGTCTCCGGCACGTCGTTCGATCTCGTTGCCGACGACGGGCGCTGGCGGTGGCGATTCCTCGACGAGGGGAACACCCCGATCGCGACCGGGACCGTCCGCTACGAGTCGAAGGGCGCGGCCCGGGCGGCGATCGACGAAGTCCGTGATTCCCTCGAGAGTGCGAACGTGTTCGAACTCGAGGGAGGAACGTTCGAACTCTACGAGGGTGGCGGCGAGTGGGGGTGGCGGCTGGTCGACGGGTGCGGGGAGACGCTGCTCGAAAGCACGGAAACCTACGAGACGCGTGCGGCCGCACACGAGGCGCTTGCGGCAGTACGGACACATACGCCCCACGGCGAGGTAACGGTCGTCGACTGA